A region from the Actinoplanes sp. OR16 genome encodes:
- a CDS encoding RcpC/CpaB family pilus assembly protein, with product MRRRILILLAALLLAGISGTAVLSYARSADRRALSGNQGIWVLVAKQRIPVDTLGAVIREKGLTERILVPAKTVPQGAVTVWDPDLDELRLAAPLEPSQLLMRPLFQPVVKVSPSPSRRMVVPKGRLAVSVALTVAPQVAGDVEPGDDVAVYASCLFEIWGGEFDGKQDKLTRLLLPDARVIAIGEAQAPATPTPSATTADPAASAGASPSPSASGKYDTKPSSAESLQRYVATLSVDAEDAQRLVHAAQQCSLYLAILGPKATPTIGDPINSRELFQ from the coding sequence ATGCGACGGCGCATCCTCATCCTGCTCGCCGCATTACTGCTGGCCGGAATCAGCGGCACGGCCGTCCTCTCGTACGCGCGCTCGGCCGACCGCCGGGCGCTCAGCGGCAACCAGGGGATCTGGGTGCTCGTCGCGAAGCAGCGCATCCCGGTGGACACGCTCGGCGCGGTCATCCGGGAGAAGGGTCTGACCGAGCGCATCCTGGTGCCCGCGAAGACCGTCCCCCAGGGCGCCGTCACGGTCTGGGATCCCGATCTCGACGAGCTGCGCCTCGCCGCGCCGCTGGAACCCAGCCAGCTGCTGATGCGCCCGCTGTTCCAGCCGGTCGTCAAGGTCAGCCCGTCGCCCTCGCGCCGGATGGTCGTGCCGAAGGGCCGGCTCGCCGTGAGCGTCGCCCTCACCGTCGCGCCGCAGGTGGCCGGCGACGTCGAGCCCGGTGACGACGTCGCCGTCTACGCCTCCTGCCTGTTCGAGATCTGGGGCGGCGAGTTCGACGGCAAGCAGGACAAGCTGACCCGGCTGCTGCTGCCCGACGCACGGGTGATCGCGATCGGCGAGGCGCAGGCCCCGGCGACTCCCACGCCCTCGGCCACCACGGCCGACCCCGCCGCCTCGGCGGGCGCGTCGCCGTCGCCGTCTGCCAGCGGCAAGTACGACACCAAGCCCAGCAGCGCCGAGTCGCTGCAGCGGTACGTCGCCACCCTCTCGGTGGACGCCGAGGACGCGCAGCGGCTGGTCCACGCGGCCCAGCAGTGCTCGCTCTACCTGGCGATCCTGGGGCCGAAGGCGACACCGACGATCGGCGACCCGATCAACTCGCGGGAACTGTTCCAGTGA
- a CDS encoding type II secretion system F family protein, whose product MATLIVALGSLLAAISLAATAVLLPPPRRERILKTLAAYTGGRTQEKDEQEVRAESTVSRVLFIIGSLLGPPGDRDRLTRGLDRAGNPPDWPLDKVIRMRPLTAAGLTWFLWALGDTWKGDPGAIGGAVAGFVLGCLLPQILVNNQGVKRQELMQRNLPDVMDALVIGVEAGLGLDSAMDQVARTMRGPMADELRRVLQEMRLGVSRAEALRSLSGRTTVRDLKRLVTALVQAGDLGISVAPILREHAADQRVRRRQRAEEQAQKIPVKLLFPVLFCMFPAIFVIIIGPAVLELAGAFG is encoded by the coding sequence GTGGCCACCCTGATCGTCGCGCTCGGCTCGCTGCTCGCCGCGATCAGCCTGGCCGCCACCGCGGTGCTGCTGCCCCCGCCGCGCCGCGAGCGCATCCTGAAGACGCTGGCGGCCTACACCGGCGGGCGCACGCAGGAGAAGGACGAGCAGGAGGTACGGGCGGAGTCCACCGTCAGCCGCGTCCTGTTCATCATCGGGTCGCTGCTCGGCCCACCCGGCGACCGGGACCGTCTCACCCGGGGCCTGGACCGCGCCGGCAACCCGCCGGACTGGCCGCTCGACAAGGTGATCCGGATGCGGCCGCTGACCGCCGCCGGCCTCACCTGGTTCCTCTGGGCGCTCGGCGACACCTGGAAGGGCGACCCGGGCGCGATCGGCGGCGCCGTCGCCGGGTTCGTCCTCGGCTGCCTGCTCCCGCAGATCCTGGTGAACAACCAGGGCGTCAAGCGACAGGAGCTGATGCAGCGCAACCTGCCGGACGTGATGGACGCCCTGGTCATCGGCGTCGAGGCGGGCCTCGGCCTGGACTCCGCGATGGATCAGGTGGCACGCACCATGCGCGGGCCGATGGCCGACGAGCTGCGCCGGGTCCTGCAGGAGATGCGGCTCGGCGTCTCCCGGGCCGAGGCGCTGCGGTCGCTGTCCGGCCGCACCACGGTACGCGACCTGAAACGTCTGGTGACCGCCCTCGTCCAAGCCGGCGATCTGGGCATCTCGGTGGCGCCGATCCTCCGTGAGCACGCCGCCGACCAGCGCGTACGCCGCCGCCAGCGGGCCGAGGAACAGGCACAGAAGATCCCGGTGAAGCTGCTCTTCCCGGTGTTGTTCTGCATGTTCCCAGCGATCTTCGTGATCATCATCGGGCCGGCCGTGCTGGAGCTCGCCGGCGCCTTCGGCTGA
- a CDS encoding ATP-binding protein, with protein sequence MPLTLDREEARLAALHEYGLLDSPADEELTAVVRIAATLADVPTATLNLIDETRQCQLTTVGFDGCDSLRADSMCAIAFRDGRMVHVPDASRHPVYAGNPWVDGRMADVRFYASTPLISPSGYALGTLCVFDTVPKVLGERQLDRLEDLARVLVGLFERRKQARIADAMAAEADRSQKFIHSLMDTIDVGIIAANADGRLTVLNKAARTWGGAADDPSTPAWLVADRLHVLNPDGVTPLPRDERPLQRALAEDVVTDAELVLRKADGELITLVANGRSMLSDSGERIGAVVALTDVTADRAYRHLLESTHAELQRSNEELEGFAAAVSHDLVRPLSSAIGYLELLGEYSGDRLDARSVKWLNGAADSLTRMQQLTRALLTYAHAGHAPCARTTMRLSEVAGGIADDLRDLIDAQSAVVMLRGDLTLTADPTLLRQLLQNLVDNAIKYRHPDRLPRVEIAGAETADGWQITVTDNGMGIPAEQRDRVFDMFAQVDPASRKGHGIGLSTCLRIVERHGGLIDVTEAPGGGTRIGITLRRDRDASSR encoded by the coding sequence ATGCCGCTGACGCTGGACCGCGAAGAGGCCCGCCTCGCCGCCCTGCACGAGTACGGGCTGCTGGACTCGCCCGCCGACGAGGAGCTCACCGCCGTCGTCAGAATCGCCGCCACCCTCGCGGACGTGCCGACGGCCACCCTCAACCTCATCGACGAGACGCGGCAGTGCCAGCTCACCACTGTGGGCTTCGACGGCTGCGACAGCCTGCGGGCCGACTCGATGTGCGCGATCGCGTTCCGGGACGGCCGGATGGTGCACGTGCCGGACGCCAGCCGGCACCCCGTCTACGCCGGCAACCCCTGGGTCGACGGGCGGATGGCCGACGTGCGGTTCTACGCGTCCACGCCGCTGATCAGCCCGTCCGGGTACGCGCTCGGCACGCTCTGCGTCTTCGACACCGTGCCGAAGGTGCTCGGCGAGCGGCAGCTCGACCGCCTCGAGGACCTCGCCCGGGTGCTGGTCGGCCTCTTCGAGCGCCGCAAGCAGGCCCGGATCGCCGACGCGATGGCCGCCGAGGCCGACCGGAGCCAGAAGTTCATCCACAGCCTGATGGACACCATCGACGTGGGGATCATCGCGGCGAACGCCGACGGACGGCTGACCGTGCTCAACAAGGCGGCCCGGACCTGGGGCGGCGCGGCCGACGACCCGTCGACGCCGGCGTGGCTGGTCGCCGACCGGCTGCACGTGCTGAATCCGGACGGCGTCACCCCGCTGCCCCGCGACGAGCGGCCCCTGCAGCGCGCCCTCGCCGAGGACGTGGTCACCGACGCCGAACTGGTCCTGCGCAAGGCCGACGGTGAGCTGATCACCCTGGTGGCGAACGGGCGCAGCATGCTCAGCGACAGCGGCGAGCGGATCGGCGCCGTCGTGGCGCTGACCGACGTCACGGCGGATCGGGCGTACCGGCATCTGCTCGAATCCACCCACGCCGAGCTCCAGCGGTCGAACGAGGAGCTGGAGGGCTTCGCCGCGGCGGTCAGCCACGACCTCGTACGCCCGCTGTCCAGCGCGATCGGCTACCTGGAACTGCTCGGCGAATACTCCGGCGATCGGCTCGACGCGCGCTCGGTCAAGTGGCTGAACGGCGCCGCCGACTCGCTGACCCGGATGCAGCAGCTGACCCGGGCGCTGCTGACGTACGCCCACGCCGGCCACGCGCCCTGCGCCCGCACCACGATGCGGCTCTCCGAGGTGGCCGGGGGGATCGCCGACGACCTGCGCGACCTGATCGACGCCCAGAGCGCCGTCGTGATGCTCCGCGGCGACCTCACGCTCACCGCCGACCCGACCCTGCTCCGCCAGCTGCTGCAGAACCTGGTCGACAACGCGATCAAGTACCGCCACCCGGACCGGCTACCCCGCGTGGAGATCGCCGGCGCCGAGACGGCGGACGGCTGGCAGATCACCGTGACCGACAACGGCATGGGCATCCCGGCCGAGCAGCGGGACCGCGTCTTCGACATGTTCGCGCAGGTGGACCCGGCCTCCCGCAAGGGTCACGGGATCGGCCTCTCCACCTGCCTGCGGATCGTCGAACGGCACGGCGGCCTGATCGACGTGACCGAGGCGCCGGGCGGCGGAACCCGCATCGGGATCACATTGCGGCGTGACCGTGACGCCAGTAGCCGATGA
- a CDS encoding dipeptidase, whose protein sequence is MTDLAERVQGLMNQAHADLSELVAIPSVADPRQYPPEECLKAANWVVDRFAQVGFTGLALHETSDGSQAVYGERLTAGPDAPTVLLYAHYDVQPPLDDKAWHTPPFQLTEVNGRWYGRGAADCKGNIVMHLTALRALGGDLPVNLKLIVEGSEEQGTGGLEDFVERNPDLLKADAILICDTGNAAVGVPAATVTLRGMVNVVVTAEALGGELHSGMFGGAAPDGLAALIQVLSTLRDAAGNTTITGLEHDQTWHGAPYPPDQFRSDASLVDGAKLLGDGTVSDMLWARPAVTVLGIDCPPVVGSAAAIQPRARARLNLRVPPGTDAVKAQDALIAHLQAAAPWGVRVTVEPEAIGQPFQARTGGPAYRALSAAMLEAFGREMTTLGQGGSIPLANVFAATYPDAEIILMGVEEPQALIHAPNESVDPGEIARLALAEARFLQRYRL, encoded by the coding sequence ATGACCGATCTCGCCGAACGCGTGCAGGGTCTGATGAATCAGGCGCACGCGGACCTCTCCGAGCTGGTGGCGATCCCGTCGGTCGCCGACCCGCGGCAGTACCCGCCGGAGGAGTGTCTCAAGGCGGCGAACTGGGTGGTGGACCGCTTCGCCCAGGTCGGCTTCACCGGCCTGGCACTGCACGAGACCAGTGACGGCAGCCAGGCCGTCTACGGCGAGCGCCTGACCGCCGGACCGGACGCGCCGACGGTGCTGCTCTACGCCCACTACGACGTGCAGCCGCCGCTCGACGACAAGGCCTGGCACACCCCGCCGTTCCAGCTCACCGAGGTGAACGGGCGCTGGTACGGCCGGGGCGCGGCCGACTGCAAGGGCAACATCGTCATGCACCTGACGGCGTTGCGAGCCCTCGGCGGCGACCTGCCGGTCAACCTCAAGCTGATCGTGGAGGGCTCCGAGGAGCAGGGCACCGGCGGGCTCGAGGACTTCGTCGAGCGCAACCCGGACCTGCTGAAGGCGGACGCCATCCTGATCTGCGACACCGGCAACGCGGCGGTCGGGGTGCCGGCCGCCACGGTCACGCTGCGCGGAATGGTCAACGTCGTGGTGACGGCCGAGGCCCTCGGCGGCGAGCTGCACTCGGGCATGTTCGGCGGCGCCGCGCCGGACGGTCTCGCCGCGCTCATCCAGGTGCTCTCCACGCTGCGGGACGCGGCCGGGAACACGACGATCACCGGGCTGGAGCACGACCAGACGTGGCACGGCGCGCCGTACCCGCCGGACCAGTTCCGCTCCGACGCCAGCCTGGTGGACGGGGCGAAGCTGCTCGGCGACGGCACGGTGTCGGACATGCTCTGGGCCCGGCCGGCGGTCACCGTGCTCGGCATCGACTGCCCGCCGGTGGTCGGCTCGGCGGCGGCGATCCAGCCGCGCGCCCGGGCCCGGCTCAACCTGCGGGTGCCGCCCGGCACCGATGCGGTGAAGGCGCAGGACGCGCTGATCGCGCACCTGCAGGCGGCAGCGCCGTGGGGTGTCCGGGTGACGGTCGAGCCGGAGGCGATCGGCCAGCCGTTCCAGGCCCGCACGGGGGGCCCGGCATACAGGGCGCTCTCCGCGGCGATGCTGGAAGCGTTCGGCCGGGAGATGACCACCCTCGGGCAGGGTGGCTCCATCCCGCTGGCCAACGTATTCGCCGCGACCTATCCGGACGCGGAGATCATCCTGATGGGTGTGGAGGAGCCGCAGGCTCTCATCCACGCCCCCAACGAGAGCGTGGATCCCGGTGAGATCGCCCGTCTGGCGCTCGCCGAAGCCCGATTCCTCCAGCGGTATCGCTTGTAG
- a CDS encoding siderophore-interacting protein, with product MSNFKIRKPVDPHVVMLDVAGSERISPNVVRVTFGGEGLEKFTPLGYDQWFRLFLARPGQDTLKLPTRTSGLWYAQYLATAKPKRPFVRNYTVRAHRPGELDVDFVVHTDATGHSGPASTFALNATPGQQAGLLDQGCGYNPRAEHEWTLLVADETGLPAVAGICESLPEDARGIAIVELPSIEDKQDFRTPPGIDLIWVARNGDAHGVPGELALETLRATELPSGTVYAYLVGESALATGARRYLVGERRIPKQNVDFIGYWRHGHAAM from the coding sequence ATGTCCAACTTCAAGATCCGTAAGCCGGTCGACCCGCACGTGGTGATGCTCGACGTGGCCGGCTCGGAACGGATCTCGCCGAACGTGGTCCGGGTGACCTTCGGCGGAGAGGGACTCGAGAAGTTCACGCCGCTCGGCTACGACCAGTGGTTCCGGCTCTTCCTGGCCCGTCCCGGCCAGGACACCCTCAAGCTGCCGACCCGGACGTCCGGCCTCTGGTACGCCCAGTACCTCGCCACCGCGAAGCCGAAGCGCCCGTTCGTCCGCAACTACACCGTCCGCGCCCACCGGCCCGGCGAACTCGACGTCGACTTCGTGGTGCACACCGACGCCACCGGGCACAGCGGCCCGGCCAGCACCTTCGCGCTGAACGCCACGCCCGGGCAGCAGGCCGGCCTGCTCGACCAGGGCTGCGGCTACAACCCCCGTGCCGAGCACGAGTGGACGCTGCTGGTCGCCGACGAGACCGGCCTGCCCGCGGTGGCCGGCATCTGCGAGTCGCTGCCGGAGGACGCCCGCGGCATCGCCATCGTCGAGCTGCCGTCCATCGAGGACAAGCAGGATTTCCGTACGCCGCCCGGCATCGATCTGATCTGGGTCGCCCGGAACGGGGATGCCCACGGCGTACCGGGGGAGCTGGCCCTGGAGACCCTGCGCGCGACGGAGTTGCCGTCCGGGACCGTCTACGCGTACCTGGTCGGCGAATCGGCCCTGGCCACCGGCGCCCGCCGCTACCTCGTGGGCGAGCGCCGGATCCCGAAGCAGAACGTCGACTTCATCGGCTACTGGCGTCACGGTCACGCCGCAATGTGA
- a CDS encoding P-loop NTPase, whose product MSLYVYVEPDEARREVIGPQFREVGCTVLASMAELEVHLPRYPETILVILGATVDLGEALMFTAYQRLQRPLIGVVLIRHTVEPDIVLQCLRSGVREIVEERDQQGLKDATIRSIDLSKALSTSMRSATDAAPYARVITVFAGKGGCGRSVVAVNLAVALAGGGRRVLIMDLDLQFGDVAIMMKLPPDRSIADGLSMAGRLDEQGLRSIITNARPGLDALLAPASPAEGEQVRREFVVELLDVARPLYDFIVVDTPAVVTDQVLAALDMSDWYVPIVTPELPTLKSVRLTGEMFDLLNYPKDKRLLVFNRANTLVGLTPADVEEAVGMGFAVQVPSSRDVPVSVNQGEPLTATDPMHPVSRAIRELGDRIAGVETVQVKQRRFFSWKKVG is encoded by the coding sequence GTGAGCCTCTACGTCTACGTCGAGCCCGACGAAGCCCGTCGCGAGGTCATCGGGCCGCAGTTCCGCGAGGTCGGCTGCACCGTGCTGGCCAGCATGGCGGAGCTGGAGGTGCACCTGCCGCGCTACCCGGAGACGATCCTGGTCATCCTCGGCGCGACGGTGGATCTCGGCGAAGCGCTGATGTTCACGGCGTACCAGCGTCTGCAGCGCCCGCTCATCGGCGTGGTGCTGATCCGGCACACCGTGGAGCCGGACATCGTGCTGCAGTGCCTGCGCTCCGGAGTACGCGAGATCGTCGAGGAGCGGGACCAGCAGGGCCTGAAGGACGCCACGATCCGGTCGATCGACCTCTCCAAGGCGCTGAGCACCTCGATGCGCAGCGCCACCGACGCTGCCCCGTACGCCCGGGTGATCACCGTCTTCGCGGGCAAGGGTGGTTGCGGGCGCAGTGTGGTGGCCGTGAACCTGGCGGTGGCGCTCGCCGGCGGCGGGCGACGCGTACTCATCATGGATCTTGATCTGCAGTTCGGCGACGTGGCGATCATGATGAAGCTGCCGCCGGACCGCAGCATCGCGGACGGGCTCTCGATGGCCGGCCGCCTCGACGAGCAGGGCCTGCGCTCGATCATCACGAACGCCCGGCCCGGCCTGGACGCGCTGCTCGCGCCGGCCAGCCCGGCCGAGGGTGAGCAGGTGCGCCGGGAGTTCGTGGTGGAGCTGCTGGACGTGGCCCGGCCGCTCTACGACTTCATCGTGGTCGACACCCCGGCCGTCGTGACCGACCAGGTCCTCGCCGCCCTCGACATGTCCGACTGGTACGTCCCGATCGTCACGCCGGAGCTGCCGACCCTCAAGTCGGTACGGCTGACCGGCGAGATGTTCGACCTGCTCAACTATCCGAAGGACAAACGACTGCTGGTCTTCAACCGGGCCAACACGCTCGTCGGTCTCACCCCGGCCGACGTCGAGGAGGCGGTCGGCATGGGGTTCGCGGTGCAGGTGCCGTCCAGCCGTGACGTGCCCGTCTCGGTCAACCAGGGCGAGCCGCTCACCGCGACCGACCCGATGCACCCGGTCAGCCGGGCCATCCGGGAACTGGGCGACCGGATCGCCGGCGTGGAGACCGTGCAGGTGAAACAGCGGCGCTTCTTCAGCTGGAAGAAGGTGGGTTGA
- a CDS encoding APC family permease, with protein MDVPAKRPESTTPAAAAKKAKSTKTVAYISWVALALMTTSSVASLRPAPTMAVYGLASIFLYIVPAIVFLLPTALVSAELASGWEGGVFKWVSEGISKPAGFFAVWCQFAMTIFYYPSLLGFVASTLAYVINPDLASSGVWTAIVIMVCYWTGVWVSSRGTSGVAGLASGGLIIGTLIPGALLVILGVAFLGQGNESAAPMTASNLLPAWAGLSSLVLIVNNFLSYSGMEMNAVHVGSLRKPGSEFPRAMFMAMGLVLLIFILPALAISWIVPAEQLSLTAGVMQAFDAVFAAFGSQWLTPILGIMLVAASLGGMLTWLAGPSKGLLLISRQEGYLPPFLQKLNKHGVQQNILVTQGLVTTVIALAYAFIPDVSSAYWIFSVITTQVYLIMYLLMFVAAVRLRRKHPDHPRGYRAPMLTGLCGVGFAASLAALLIGFVPPSQFGSGSVGVYLAVVAGGALGLGLLVPYLFLRFRKPSWRTEPTSSEEAVA; from the coding sequence CCGGCGGCAGCGGCTAAGAAAGCCAAGTCCACCAAGACGGTGGCATACATCTCGTGGGTGGCGCTCGCGCTGATGACCACGAGCTCGGTGGCCAGCCTCCGGCCGGCGCCGACCATGGCGGTCTACGGACTGGCCAGCATCTTCCTCTACATCGTCCCGGCGATCGTCTTCCTGTTGCCGACCGCTCTCGTCTCGGCGGAGCTGGCGTCCGGCTGGGAGGGCGGTGTCTTCAAGTGGGTGAGCGAGGGCATCTCCAAGCCCGCCGGCTTCTTCGCGGTCTGGTGCCAGTTCGCGATGACGATCTTCTACTACCCCAGCCTGCTCGGTTTCGTGGCGAGCACCCTGGCATACGTGATCAATCCCGACCTGGCGTCGAGCGGCGTCTGGACGGCGATCGTGATCATGGTCTGCTACTGGACCGGCGTCTGGGTCTCGTCCCGCGGCACCAGCGGCGTGGCCGGGCTGGCCAGCGGCGGTCTCATCATCGGCACGCTGATCCCGGGCGCGCTGCTGGTGATCCTCGGTGTCGCCTTCCTCGGCCAGGGCAACGAGTCGGCCGCCCCGATGACGGCCAGCAACCTGCTGCCGGCCTGGGCGGGCCTGTCCAGCCTCGTGCTGATCGTCAACAACTTCCTGTCGTACTCCGGCATGGAGATGAACGCCGTGCACGTCGGCTCGCTGCGCAAGCCCGGCAGTGAGTTCCCGCGGGCGATGTTCATGGCGATGGGCCTGGTGCTGCTGATCTTCATCCTGCCCGCTCTGGCGATCAGCTGGATCGTGCCGGCCGAGCAGCTCTCCCTCACCGCCGGCGTGATGCAGGCGTTCGACGCGGTGTTCGCCGCGTTCGGCTCGCAGTGGCTCACCCCGATCCTCGGCATCATGCTGGTCGCCGCGTCGCTCGGCGGCATGCTCACCTGGCTGGCCGGCCCGTCCAAGGGCCTGCTGCTGATCTCCCGCCAGGAGGGCTACCTGCCGCCGTTCCTGCAGAAGCTCAACAAGCACGGCGTGCAGCAGAACATCCTGGTCACGCAGGGTCTGGTCACCACGGTCATCGCGCTCGCCTACGCGTTCATCCCGGACGTCTCCAGCGCGTACTGGATCTTCTCGGTGATCACCACGCAGGTCTACCTGATCATGTACCTGCTGATGTTCGTGGCGGCCGTGCGACTGCGCCGCAAGCACCCCGACCACCCGCGCGGCTACCGCGCCCCGATGCTCACCGGGCTCTGCGGCGTCGGCTTCGCGGCCTCCCTCGCGGCCCTGCTCATCGGCTTCGTCCCGCCGTCGCAGTTCGGCTCCGGCAGCGTGGGTGTCTACCTGGCGGTCGTGGCCGGTGGCGCGCTCGGTCTCGGTCTGCTCGTGCCGTACCTGTTCCTGCGCTTCCGGAAGCCGTCCTGGCGGACCGAGCCCACCTCGTCCGAGGAGGCCGTGGCATGA
- a CDS encoding CpaF family protein produces the protein MSLSARLAAAAGKTQAKDAAPGAPEVRAPRATDQVNEVRLRLQRRLADELGPTLYTSDGGGDLDARVREALNDMLAREETPLSGNDRARIIREVVDEVLGHGPIESLLRDQSVTEVMVNGPQLIYVERFGRLERAPAEFDDENHLRRIIDRICSRVGRRVDEASPMVDARLPDGSRVNAIVPPIALDGSSLTIRKFSAVPLTVGDLLQYGTLTRQSAEFLDACVRGRRNIVVSGGTGSGKTTILNILSGFVPPDERIVTIEDAAELQLDQEHVVRLESRPPNSEGRGTITTRELVRNSLRMRPDRIVVGEVRDSAALDMLQAMNTGHDGSLTTLHANTPRDALSRLETMVLMAGMDLPSRAIRDQIASAVDMILQVSRFKDGTRKITHITEVVGMEGEVVTLQDIFLYDPSAGADTPGSTGGLRPTGVRPHFTETLAMYGVTLPPTMFGSRRR, from the coding sequence ATGAGTCTCTCCGCACGTCTCGCCGCCGCTGCGGGCAAGACCCAGGCCAAGGACGCGGCGCCGGGAGCACCCGAGGTCCGCGCGCCCCGGGCCACCGACCAGGTCAACGAGGTCCGGCTGCGGTTGCAGCGCAGGCTCGCCGACGAGCTCGGGCCGACGCTCTACACCAGCGACGGGGGCGGCGACCTGGACGCCCGGGTCCGCGAGGCCCTCAACGACATGCTGGCCCGCGAGGAGACCCCGCTCTCCGGCAACGACCGGGCCCGGATCATCCGCGAGGTCGTCGACGAGGTGCTCGGGCACGGGCCGATCGAGTCGCTGCTGCGCGACCAGTCGGTCACCGAGGTCATGGTGAACGGCCCGCAGCTGATCTACGTGGAGCGGTTCGGCCGGCTGGAGCGGGCGCCGGCCGAGTTCGACGACGAGAACCACCTGCGCCGGATCATCGACCGGATCTGCTCCCGGGTCGGCCGTCGGGTCGACGAGGCCAGCCCGATGGTCGACGCCCGCCTGCCCGACGGCAGCCGGGTCAACGCCATCGTGCCGCCGATCGCCCTGGACGGCTCGTCGCTGACCATCCGCAAGTTCTCCGCGGTGCCGCTGACCGTCGGCGACCTGCTGCAGTACGGCACGCTGACCCGGCAGTCCGCCGAGTTCCTGGACGCCTGCGTACGCGGGCGCCGCAACATCGTGGTGAGCGGCGGCACCGGCTCCGGCAAGACCACGATCCTCAACATCCTGTCCGGGTTCGTCCCGCCCGACGAGCGCATCGTCACCATCGAGGACGCCGCCGAGCTGCAGCTCGATCAGGAACACGTGGTCCGCCTCGAATCCCGCCCGCCGAACTCCGAGGGCCGGGGCACGATCACCACCCGCGAACTGGTCCGCAACTCGCTGCGGATGCGCCCCGACCGGATCGTGGTCGGCGAGGTCCGGGACAGCGCCGCCCTGGACATGCTCCAGGCCATGAACACCGGCCACGACGGCTCGCTCACCACGCTGCACGCGAACACGCCACGGGACGCGCTGTCCCGGCTGGAGACCATGGTGCTGATGGCCGGCATGGACCTGCCGAGCCGCGCGATCCGCGACCAGATCGCCTCCGCGGTCGACATGATCCTGCAGGTCAGCCGGTTCAAGGACGGCACTCGCAAGATCACCCACATCACCGAGGTGGTGGGCATGGAGGGCGAGGTGGTCACGTTGCAGGACATCTTCCTGTACGACCCGAGCGCCGGTGCCGACACACCCGGCAGCACCGGCGGGTTACGTCCCACCGGCGTCCGGCCGCACTTCACCGAGACCCTGGCCATGTACGGCGTGACGCTGCCGCCCACCATGTTCGGAAGCCGCCGGCGGTGA
- a CDS encoding type II secretion system F family protein, which produces MTPIVVGILGAVTAAFVVAYLLIDLFFGRTPMQRRLAALKTFTVHREQVRIPLLRRTLTAAGKYVLRYPAVARFAERDTGLLDRIGGVLKPAEWMAIRLAAAASLGVLGLVLTRSALVTMIGLALGFFGANGALLAWIKRRERTFADELPGALSLMISSLRSGFTLHQSVEAAVRDDEGPVAVELRRALAETRISGDFEDALERIGERMNSSEMVWLVMALRLQKEVGGSLVDVMQTTSDTMRERAYLQRHVRALSGEGRVSAYVLTAMPIVSAAAIYFTEPDYLKPLVTEGAGMIMLGVAVAGVVLGALWLRVVVRVEV; this is translated from the coding sequence GTGACCCCGATCGTCGTCGGGATCCTGGGCGCGGTGACCGCCGCGTTCGTCGTCGCGTACCTGCTGATCGATCTCTTCTTCGGCCGCACACCGATGCAGCGTCGTCTCGCCGCGCTGAAGACCTTCACCGTGCACCGCGAGCAGGTCCGGATCCCGCTGCTGCGCCGCACGCTCACCGCGGCCGGGAAGTACGTCCTGCGCTACCCGGCGGTGGCCCGGTTCGCCGAGCGGGACACCGGGCTGCTGGACCGGATCGGCGGCGTGCTCAAACCCGCCGAGTGGATGGCGATCCGGCTCGCCGCCGCCGCGTCCCTCGGCGTGCTCGGCCTGGTCCTGACCAGGTCGGCCCTGGTCACGATGATCGGCCTGGCGCTCGGGTTCTTCGGCGCGAACGGCGCGCTGCTCGCTTGGATCAAGCGACGCGAGCGGACCTTCGCCGACGAACTGCCCGGCGCGCTCAGCCTCATGATCAGCTCGCTACGGTCCGGCTTCACCCTGCACCAGTCGGTCGAGGCGGCGGTCCGCGACGACGAGGGACCGGTCGCCGTCGAGCTGCGCCGGGCGCTCGCCGAGACCCGGATCAGCGGCGACTTCGAGGACGCCCTGGAACGCATCGGCGAGCGGATGAACAGCTCGGAGATGGTCTGGCTGGTCATGGCGCTGCGCCTGCAGAAGGAGGTGGGCGGCAGCCTCGTCGACGTCATGCAGACCACCTCCGACACCATGCGCGAGCGGGCGTACCTGCAGCGGCACGTGCGGGCGCTCTCCGGTGAGGGGCGGGTGTCGGCGTACGTGCTGACCGCCATGCCGATCGTCTCCGCGGCCGCCATCTATTTCACCGAACCGGACTACCTGAAGCCGCTGGTCACCGAGGGCGCCGGGATGATCATGCTCGGGGTCGCGGTGGCCGGTGTGGTGCTCGGCGCGCTCTGGCTGCGCGTGGTCGTCCGGGTGGAGGTCTGA